Below is a genomic region from Microbacterium sp. LWO12-1.2.
CCACGATCCGCATCACCAACATGATCAAGGACGCCCCGGCCGCCCCGTGACCGGATCCTCCAGCAGACGCTGGAACAGGATGTGGTCCTGCCAGGCGCCGGCGATCAGCAGATAGCGCGGGGCGAGACCGATCTGCTCGAAGCCGTTCGCGGCGAGCACGCGCTGCGACGCGGTGTTGTGAACCAGCGTGGCCGCTTGCACGCGGTGCAGCATCAGATCCTGCCGCGCGTGTCGGAGCGCTAACTCCACCGCCCGCGTGGCGAGCCCACGGCCCTGTCGTGTGCTCTCGACCCAGTATCCGAGATCTGCGCTGCAGAACGCGCCGCGCACGATGTTGTTCAGGTTCACTCGTCCGCGGATCTCGCCGTCATCCGAAGCGATCACGAGCCGCACGTTTCGGCCGGCGGGAGCATCCGCGACGTACTGGGCGACGTCGTGTTCATGCCAGCCCTCATCGAAGAAGCCGTCATCGCGCACCGGCTCCCACGGGGCCAGGTGCTCACGATTGCGGCGGTAGGCGCGCGCCAGAGCTGCGCCATCACCGATGCCGACCGGACGCAGCGTGTGTGCGGCGTCGAGACGGTCCACTACTTCTTGGGCGCGAGCTGCTCGATGATCGCCTTGGCGACATCCTGCATCGTCAGGCGACGATCCATCGATGCCTTCTGGATCCAGCGGAAAGCCTCGGGCTCGCTCAGACCCATCTTCTCGTTGAGCAGGCCCTTGGCCCGGTCGACGAGCTTACGGGTCTCGAAGCGCTCGACCATGTCGGCGACCTCGGCCTCGAGCGTAATGATCTGCTCGTGGCGGGCCAGGGCGATCTCGATCGCGGGAAGAAGATCGTTCGGAGTGAACGGCTTCACGACATAGGCCAGTGCGCCGGCTTCGCTCGCCCGCTCGACGAGCTCCTTCTGGCTGAACGCGGTCAGCAGCACGACGGGCGCGATGTTGCCCTTGTGCAGCTTCTCGGCCGCGCTGATGCCGTCGAGCTGCGGCATCTTGACATCCATGATGACGAGGTCGGGGCGCAGCTCGGTCGCGAGTGCGACAGCCGTCTCACCGTCACCGGCCTCTCCGACGACGTCGAATCCGTTGTCGCGAAGGATCTCGACGATGTCGAGACGGATCAGCGATTCGTCTTCGGCGACGACGACGCGTCGCGGGGCGGATGCCGTGGGCTGTTCTGCCATATCTTCCTCGGTCACAGACCCATCCTAGTCGAGAGCCTCCCTGCAGCGGCCACGCACTGCCCGCGCGGTCGACGACCGCTGCGCTGCGCTAAAGTCGTAGACGCGACACACGAGCCGGCGTGGCGGAATGGCAGACGCGGAGCACTCAAAATGCTTTGTCCGAAAGGGCGTGTGGGTTCGAGTCCCACCGCCGGCACACACAGTATGCGTGGGATGCGGTAGAAATCTCTCATGCACCCGCGCGATTCAGCGGATATCTGGAGCCGCACCCGGCGAGTCCGGCGTGGGTTCGTCGTCGCGGGTGTCCTCGTAGCCCTGCTGGGCGGGGTGCTCGGCGCCGATGCCATCCGCCGCCACATCGAGGGCGAAGCCGATCTCCAGACGGACCCGGCGTTCTACACACTCCCCGCTCCCCTGCCTGCAGGGGAACCCGGAACCATCATCCGTGTCGAGGAGATCGCGAGCGCACCACTCGGTTCGACCGCCTGGCGAGTGATCTACCACTCGCGCGATCTGCACGGTACGGACATCCCGGTGTCCGCTGTCGTGATCGTTCCCGATCTGCCCGCCCCCGCGGAGGGCCGCACGGTCGTCGCCTGGGGGCATCCGACGACCGGAGCCGCGGCGAAGTGCGCGCCGTCGCTGGGTGTGGATCCGTTCCAGCTGATCGAAGGGCTCCATGAGTTCCTCGCCGAGGGCTACGCGATCGTCGCGACGGACTATCCCGGGATGGGTGTCGACGGCGCCTCTGCGTACCTTCTGGGGGTTCCGGAGGCGAACAGCGTGCTGGATGCCGTCAGGGCCGCCCGTGCCATCGACAAGGCGCAGACGGGTGACGAGTTCGTGCTGTGGGGACACTCCCAGGGCGGGCAGGCGGCCCTGTTCGCCGCTGAGCGGGCCGCGACGTACGCCCCGGAGTTGACGCTCCTCGGGGTCGCCGTAGCCGCTCCAGCGGCGAACCTCAGCGAGCTCATGAGCGACGACATCGTGAACGTCTCGGGCGTCACTATCGCCTCATACGCCATCCCCGCCTACGAGGCTGCCTACGACGACCGGTATCCCGACGGTGAGATCGCCGCGATCCTCACCCCGGCTGGTTCGGCGGCGACGCCGGAGATGGCCGCACTGTGCCTGCTGTCGCAGAACAAGGAGATCCACGCGATCGCCGATCCACTCATCGGCGGCTATGTGAGGAGCGACCCGTCCACCACGGAACCGTGGGAGACACTGCTGAAGGAGAACAGCGCCGGGTCGCAGCCTCTCACCGTTCCTGTCTTCGTGGGGCAGGGACTGGCCGACGAGTTGGTCAAGCCGAAGGCGACCGAGGACTACGTCACGCTGCTCTGCTCGCAGGGGGCGGACGTCGCCTTCCACCGTTACCCGGGAGTCACGCATGGTCTCGCCGCCTATGCGTCGCTGCCCGAGATGCTGCTGTGGCTGTCGACGGTGACGTCCGGACGGACGCCGTCGAGCACCTGCCCCTAGGCCCAGGCCGCTCATCTGCTGTCGCCGTTAAGTCCACTGGCACACCGGGGCACACCCGGGTTACGAAACCTATGCCCGGGGCGGTCGTGCGCTCTTTCCCGCAGCGGGCTGAGGACCCGACACGCGGTGCGTGACATCGGCGAGACGAGACTGGCGCTGAGCCATCTTCTCCTTGCGCCAAGCGCTGAGGCCCGCAGAAGACGAGAGTCGTTCGATCGTCGGTTCCAGCGCTTGCGCATCCGAGATCGGCACATGCGTGATCGTGTGGAATACGGTCTTGGCGCTACGTTTCTTGCCCTGGTTACCCTGTGTGTACTCGCGCATCTCGATCGCTACACGCTTTCCCCTCAACGCCAATCGAACGATGTGGCCTTGTTCGACATCGTCTCCGGGCTTCCAGATGTCGAGGTCAACCTCGATCCATCCATGCACTGCGAGCATATGAGCAAGATCTTCGACTTGAACGTCGTAGTCGTCAGTGAACGTGCTTGGTGCGGTCGCTGCCGCAAGGTGGATGATCTCGAGAAGCGACACTGAGGCGAGTTCATCAAGCAGTGCCTTGTCCAGGAAATCCGCCAGCCCCTGTTCATCTGTGGCCTCAAGGAAATAGTCGTGCAGCTCTCCTGCGCGTTCCAGGGCACCTATCGTCACCGCTCGTTGAAGACGACGATAGGCGTCGGGCCACCCGAACTGCAGCCCGAGGACGATGAGGAGAAGGGTTCGGTCAGAGTTGGACCTCTGAGCGACGAGAATCCTGTCGAGCACGAGGTACGAATTGACGAGCCGCTTGGCCTGCCTCGGATTACCACGAAGCGCCCGCCGAATCACTTCAAGCAAGGTTGACTGGAAACGCTCGTCTTGAAGACTGACAAGACTGTTGAGATTCGGCAGGAGGTCCCGCAGGACGTGAGTAGATGCGGTGTTTAGCGGTGGCACTCGGAAGGGAATCTGCACCATCTTCTCAATAAACTCGTGCCCCGACACATGCGGATAGGCAACAGTGATCGCCTTCACCAACACGTCGTAATCGAGGGCGATCACGAAGACGAACCCTTCCAGATCCATGACATTGTTGATCGTCTCGAGAACGGACACAAGGTTCGAGGGAGAACATCGATCAAGATCATCGATGAGAACGACGATTCGCTCTCCCGACACGGCGCCTGCCGCAGCGCGCATCTCCTGTATCGCATCGACGAAGTTCAGAGGCGCACGACTTTGAGAAAGCGCGTCGACCAGGACCCCACCGTCAATGGTGGCCTTGGGTCCCGTGATCTCACCGACGGACAACGAAGTCGCACGCACCATGGCTGTGACCACCTGCCAAATCTTCTCACCGAATTCTCTCAACTTCGCGTGTCCGGAGAGCGACCGCGCAATCAATGTCAGTAGAGACGCGACGAGCTCGCCACCTGGCTGATAGCGCCAGGCATCGAACTCGATGACGACGGTCTTACCGTTATCGCGCAATCCGGACGCCAGAGCTCCTAGTAGGGACGACTTGCCCGATCCCCAAGGGCCGTAAAGACCTAGCGTGTATTGTGCCGGCTGCCCACCCTCGATCGCATCGATCAGGGCCGAAGCGTAGGACTCGAAACCGAGTTTGGGATCGCGAGTCGGCTGATCTCCGACGATTGCGAGTCGTGTCTTCACCGAATGCTCCCTCTCTGGACCGCGATCGGCGGCACCTGTCAAAACTTCCTCAAACCTAGCGCTCTGGGTGGGTGGCTAGGCCTTGCGCCACAGCGATCAGTGAGGCACTTCCGGCGGACGCGGATGCCGTCGAGCACGAGGCACAGGCAGGCGCGGACCGGCGCCGGACAGTCGTGCTCATGCCCTTCTCATCGCCGTGGCTCTCCGCGTAAGCGACACGGGAGTCGTCATCGATCAGGGAGTACCTGTACTCCGATCCAGGGAAGCAAGGCAGCTGAGGGGGACAGTGAAGAACGAAGGGGCGGAGCCGATGGCCCCGCCCCTTCGTTCTTCCGTCAGATCAGACGGTCGCTTCCTTGTAGATCGGAGCGGCGCCGTTGACGGCGTCCCCGACCTTGTGGACGCGGATGTCGTTCGTCGAGCCCACGATCCCGGGAGGGGATCCGGAGATCACCACGACCTTGTCGCCTTCCTGGGCCAGACCGCTGCCGAGCAGGTAGTCATCCACCTGCAGGTACATCAGGTCGGTGTGCTGCACCATCTCGACCAGCTTCGAGCTGACGCCCCAGGTCAATGCCATGCGGCGTCGGATGTCGGGATCCGGGGTGAAGGCGATCATCGGGATGCGCGAGCGCAGACGCGACAGACGACGAGCCGAGTCACCTGACTGCGTGAACACGCAGAGGAACTTCGCGTCGACGAACTCCGCGACCTCGAGTGCGGCCAGCGTGATCGCACCACCCTGGGTGCGCGGCTTGGTGGTGAGCGGCGCGATGCGCTCCAGGCCGTGCTCCTCGGTGGATTCGATGATGCGAGCCATCGTCTCGACGACGACGACCGGATAGTCACCGACGCTCGTCTCACCCGACAGCATCACGGCGTCCGCACCGTCGAGCACCGCGTTGGCGACGTCCGAGGTCTCGGCGCGCGTGGGCACGGGGCTGCTGATCATCGACTCGAGCATCTGCGTCGCGACGATGACGGGCTTCGCGTTGCGGCGGGCGAGCTCGACAGCGCGCTTCTGCACGATCGGCACGGCCTCGAGCGGCAGCTCGACTCCCAGGTCACCACGGGCGACCATGATCGCGTCGAACGCGTCGACGATGCCCTCGAGGGCGTCGACGGCCTGCGGCTTCTCGACCTTGGCGATGACGGGGACCTTGACACCCTCCTCCGCCATGATCTCGTGCACGCGGGTGATGTCCTCCGCGTTACGCACGAACGACAGCGCGATCAGGTCGGCGCCGATACGCAGACCCCAGCGGAGGTCGTCCTCGTCCTTCTCGCTGAGCGCGGGGACGTTGACGGCGACACCGGGCAGGTTGATGCCCTTGTTGTTCGAGACGGCTCCGGCGACGATGACCTTGGTGGTCACGGTGACGCCGTCGGACTCGACGACCTCGACGCGGACCTTGCCGTCATCGATCAGCAGGAAGTCACCGGGCTTGACGTCCTGGGGCAGACCCTTGAAGGTCGTACCGCAGATGTCCTTGTTGCCGATGATGTCTTCGGTGGTGATCTTGAAGATGTCGCCTTCGGCGAGCTCGTAGGGGCCGGCCTCGAACTTGCCGAGGCGGATCTTCGGGCCCTGCAGGTCGACCAGGATGGCGACGGCACGGCCGGCGTCGTCGGCGGCGCGACGAACATTGGCGTAGTTGTTCTCGTGCACGGAGTAGTCGCCGTGGCTGAGGTTCAGGCGTGCGACATCCACACCGGCGTCGATCAGTGCGCGGACAGTCTCATAGGTGGATGTGGCAGGGCCCAGGGTGGCGACGATTTTCGCGCGTCTCAACAGATGCTCCAGGGTTGTGGTGGGGGAAGGTACTACAGGCGCAAGCGCCGCGGCTCAGCCTACGCGGGCTGAAGGCCCAGCGCGACATCACTCGGACGCACCGGCTCCGGCAGCACGGTGCTGCCCATCAGGAAGCGATCGACGTTGGCCGCTGCCGCGCGTCCTTCGGCGATCGCCCACACGATGAGCGACTGTCCACGCCCGGCATCGCCGGCCACGAAGACGCCGGGAACGGTCGACTCGTACGAGGAGTCGCGCACGAAGGCACCGCGGGCCGTCGTCTGCGGACGAGTCTCGTCGGTGTATCCGTCCTGCTCCGGTCCGGTGAAGCCCATCGCGATGAGGACGAGGTCCGCGGGGATCTCGCGCTCGGTGCCGCTCTTGGGCACGCGACGTCCGTCGATGTACTCGGTCTCGGCGACCCGGAGGGCCCGGACCTCGCCGACCTCGTTCGACAGGAACTCGACGGTGGAGGCCAGGAAGACCCGCTCACCGCCTTCCTCGTGAGCGGAGGACACCTCGAACAAGGTCGGCATCATCGGCCACGGCTGGTGGTCGGGACGCTCGGTGCCCGGCTGCGTGCCGATCGCGAGGTTGGTGACGCTCAGCGCGCCCTGACGGTGGGCGGTGCCGATGCAGTCAGCGCCGGTGTCACCGCCACCGATCACGATGACGTGCTTGCCCTCGGCGCTGATCTGATCGGTGACCTTGTCACCGGCGACAGCGTGGTTCGATTCGACCAGGTATTCCATGGCGAAGTGCACGCCGTCGAGGTCGCGACCGGGGATGGCGAGGTCGCGCGGCACGGTGGAACCCGTCGCGATGACGACCGCGTCGTACCGGGCCCGCAGGTCGGGCCAGGAGATGTCCTTGCCGATCTCGACGCCGGCACGGAAACGCGTGCCCTCCTCCTGCATCTGGCGCAGTCGGGACTCGAGCTGGCCCTTCTCCATCTTGAAGTCGGGGATGCCGTAACGGAGCAGACCACCGATGCGGTCGTCGCGCTCGAAGACGGCGACGGTGTGGCCGGCGCGGGTCAGTTGCTGAGCTGCCGCGAGTCCGGCAGGACCCGATCCGACCACGGCGACCGTCTTGCCGGTCAGTCGTGCCGGCGGCTGCGGCTCCACCCATCCCTTGGCGAAGGCCTCGTCGATGATCGAGACCTCGATCTGCTTGATCGTGACGGCCGGCTGATTGATGCCGAGCACGCACGAGCTCTCGCACGGTGCCGGGCACAGGCGCCCGGTGAACTCCGGGAAGTTGTTCGTCGCGTGCAGACGATCGATCGCGGCGCGACCCTCACCTCGCCACGTCAGGTCGTTCCACTCGGGGATCAGGTTGCCCAGCGGGCATCCGGAGTGGCAGAACGGCACGCCGCAGTCCATGCACCGGCCGGCTTGACGACGCAGCACGGCCTGGTCTCCGGGTTCGTAGACCTCTTTCCAGTCCATGATGCGGACCGGAACGGGACGCCGGGCGGGGAGCTCCCGCTCGGTGACCTTCAGAAAACCTTTGGGATCAGCCACCGGTCACCTCCAGGATGCGGTTCCAGACGATATCGCCATCCGGGTCGATGCCCTCGGCGACTGCTTCCTCACGCATGCTTCGCACGGCGGCGAAGTCACGCGGGAGCACCTTCACGAACTCGGTCGCCGCGACATCGAACCGCGAGAGCAGTTCGGAGGCCAGCGGAGACGCTGTGCGCTCGATGTGCTCGACCAGCAGACTGCGGAGCACTTCGAGGTCGGCGCGGTCCAACTGCTCGAGGAGCAGTTCGCCGCTGCCGAGCGACTGGGAGTTGACCTTGGCGGTGTCGAGAGCGTGGACGTACGCCACTCCCCCGGACATGCCGGCGCCGAAGTTGCGGCCGGTCGACCCGAGGATGACGGCGAGACCACCGGTCATGTACTCCAGCGCATGGTCGCCCACGCCCTCCACGACGGCGGTGGCACCGGAGTTGCGCACCAGGAACCGTTCGCCGACCACACCGGAGATGAACATGGTGCCTGACGTCGCGCCGTAGCCGATCACGTTGCCCGCGATCACGTTCTCCTGCGGGGTGATGGACGAGCCACGCGGCGGCCGGATGGTGATGTCACCACCCGAGAGGCCCTTGCCGACGTAGTCGTTGGCGTCACCCTCCAGCCGCAGGATGATGCCCGGCGGGAGGAACGCACCGAGTGACTGTCCGGCGGTTCCGTGGAGGGTCACATCGATGGTCTCGCGGGGAAGTCCCTCGGCCCCGTGACGCGAGGTCACCTGGTGCCCGAGCATGGTGCCCACGGCGCGCTCGGTGTTGGCGATCGGCAGCTCGACCAGGACGGGCTCTCCGTTCAGCAGGGAGCCCTTCGCGATGTCGATCAGCTGCACGTCGAAGTGCTTCTCGAGCTCGTGGTCCTGCGAGCGTCCGCTGCGACGCGGTTCACCGGCCGGGAACGCGGGTCCGTCGAGGATCGGGCTGAGGTCGAGTCCGTCGGCCTTCCAGTGCTCGACCGCGGCGTTGACCTCGATCAGGTCCGCACGACCGACGATCTCGTCGATCGACCGGAAGCCGAGCTCTGCGAGCAGCTCACGCACCTCTTCGGCGATGAACTCCATGAAGTTCACGACGAACTCCGGCTTGCCGGTGAACCGCTCGCGCAACGCAGGGTTCTGCGTGGCGACGCCCACCGGGCAGGTGTCGAGGTGGCACACGCGCATCATGATGCAGCCGCTGACCACCAGCGGTGCGGTGGCGAACCCGAACTCCTCCGCACCCAGCAGTGCGCCGATGATCACGTCACGACCGGTCTTGAGCTGGCCGTCGACCTGCACGACCACGCGGTCGCGCATGCCGTTGAGCATGAGCGTCTGCTGAGTCTCGGCGAGACCGAGTTCCCAGGGCGTACCCGCGTGCTTGAGCGAGTTGAGCGGGCTCGCACCGGTTCCGCCATCGTGGCCGGAGACCAGGATCACGTCGCTGAGCGCCTTGGCGACACCGGCTGAGACCGCGCCGATGCCCGACTGGCTCACCAGCTTGGTATGTATGCGCGCCTCGGGGTTCGCGCGCTTCAGGTCGAAGATGAGCTGCTTGAGGTCTTCGATCGAGTAGATGTCGTGGTGCGGGGGCGGTGAGATGAGGCCGACGCCGGCGGTGGCGTGACGGGTGCGCGCCACCCAGGGGTACACCTTGGTCGGCGGCAGCTGTCCGCCCTCGCCGGGCTTCGCACCCTGCGCGAGCTTGATCTGGATGTCATCCGCCTCGGTCAGGTACAGGCTCGTGACTCCGAACCGACCTGACGCGACCTGCTTGATCGAGCTGCGACGCTCGGGGTCGACCAGACGGTCGCTGTCCTCGCCGCCTTCACCGGTGTTCGACTTGCCGCCGATGCGGTTCATCGCGATCGCCAGCGTCTCGTGCGCCTCGCGGGAGATCGAGCCGTAGCTCATGGCACCGGTAGAGAAGCGCTTCACGATGTCGGACACCGACTCGACCTCGTCGAGCGGAACCGGCTTGCGCGTTCCCGTGCGCAGCGTGAAGAGTCCCCGCAGCGTCTTGAGCTCGGCGGCCTGGTCATCGACGAGCTTGGTGTACTCGCGGAAGATGTCGTAGCGCCGGGTGCGGGTCGAGTGCTGCAGCTTGAACACCGTCTCCGGACTGAAGAGGTGCGGGGAGCCGTCACGACGCCACTGGTACTCGCCGCCGGTCCAGAGGCGTTCGTGCGCCCGTGCGGCGGCGTCCTCCGGGTAGGCGTAGTCGTGGCGCGCCTGGTTCTCGGCGAAGATCTCCTCGATCCCGATACCGCCGAGCTTGGACTCGGTGCGGGTGAAGTAGGCGTCGATGAACTCCTGGCTGAGCCCCACGGCCTCGAAGACCTGGGCGCCGGCGTAGGAGGAGACCGTCGAGATCCCCATCTTCGACATGATCTTGAGCACGCCCTTGCCGAGCGCGTAGATCAGGTTCTTCACGGCCTTCTCGGGCGAGATACCGGTGATGTAGCCGGTGCGCACCAGGTGCTCGACCGTCTCCAT
It encodes:
- a CDS encoding GNAT family N-acetyltransferase, with protein sequence MDRLDAAHTLRPVGIGDGAALARAYRRNREHLAPWEPVRDDGFFDEGWHEHDVAQYVADAPAGRNVRLVIASDDGEIRGRVNLNNIVRGAFCSADLGYWVESTRQGRGLATRAVELALRHARQDLMLHRVQAATLVHNTASQRVLAANGFEQIGLAPRYLLIAGAWQDHILFQRLLEDPVTGRPGRP
- a CDS encoding ANTAR domain-containing response regulator; amino-acid sequence: MAEQPTASAPRRVVVAEDESLIRLDIVEILRDNGFDVVGEAGDGETAVALATELRPDLVIMDVKMPQLDGISAAEKLHKGNIAPVVLLTAFSQKELVERASEAGALAYVVKPFTPNDLLPAIEIALARHEQIITLEAEVADMVERFETRKLVDRAKGLLNEKMGLSEPEAFRWIQKASMDRRLTMQDVAKAIIEQLAPKK
- a CDS encoding alpha/beta fold hydrolase, giving the protein MHPRDSADIWSRTRRVRRGFVVAGVLVALLGGVLGADAIRRHIEGEADLQTDPAFYTLPAPLPAGEPGTIIRVEEIASAPLGSTAWRVIYHSRDLHGTDIPVSAVVIVPDLPAPAEGRTVVAWGHPTTGAAAKCAPSLGVDPFQLIEGLHEFLAEGYAIVATDYPGMGVDGASAYLLGVPEANSVLDAVRAARAIDKAQTGDEFVLWGHSQGGQAALFAAERAATYAPELTLLGVAVAAPAANLSELMSDDIVNVSGVTIASYAIPAYEAAYDDRYPDGEIAAILTPAGSAATPEMAALCLLSQNKEIHAIADPLIGGYVRSDPSTTEPWETLLKENSAGSQPLTVPVFVGQGLADELVKPKATEDYVTLLCSQGADVAFHRYPGVTHGLAAYASLPEMLLWLSTVTSGRTPSSTCP
- a CDS encoding KAP family P-loop NTPase fold protein; its protein translation is MKTRLAIVGDQPTRDPKLGFESYASALIDAIEGGQPAQYTLGLYGPWGSGKSSLLGALASGLRDNGKTVVIEFDAWRYQPGGELVASLLTLIARSLSGHAKLREFGEKIWQVVTAMVRATSLSVGEITGPKATIDGGVLVDALSQSRAPLNFVDAIQEMRAAAGAVSGERIVVLIDDLDRCSPSNLVSVLETINNVMDLEGFVFVIALDYDVLVKAITVAYPHVSGHEFIEKMVQIPFRVPPLNTASTHVLRDLLPNLNSLVSLQDERFQSTLLEVIRRALRGNPRQAKRLVNSYLVLDRILVAQRSNSDRTLLLIVLGLQFGWPDAYRRLQRAVTIGALERAGELHDYFLEATDEQGLADFLDKALLDELASVSLLEIIHLAAATAPSTFTDDYDVQVEDLAHMLAVHGWIEVDLDIWKPGDDVEQGHIVRLALRGKRVAIEMREYTQGNQGKKRSAKTVFHTITHVPISDAQALEPTIERLSSSAGLSAWRKEKMAQRQSRLADVTHRVSGPQPAAGKSARPPRA
- the pyk gene encoding pyruvate kinase — encoded protein: MRRAKIVATLGPATSTYETVRALIDAGVDVARLNLSHGDYSVHENNYANVRRAADDAGRAVAILVDLQGPKIRLGKFEAGPYELAEGDIFKITTEDIIGNKDICGTTFKGLPQDVKPGDFLLIDDGKVRVEVVESDGVTVTTKVIVAGAVSNNKGINLPGVAVNVPALSEKDEDDLRWGLRIGADLIALSFVRNAEDITRVHEIMAEEGVKVPVIAKVEKPQAVDALEGIVDAFDAIMVARGDLGVELPLEAVPIVQKRAVELARRNAKPVIVATQMLESMISSPVPTRAETSDVANAVLDGADAVMLSGETSVGDYPVVVVETMARIIESTEEHGLERIAPLTTKPRTQGGAITLAALEVAEFVDAKFLCVFTQSGDSARRLSRLRSRIPMIAFTPDPDIRRRMALTWGVSSKLVEMVQHTDLMYLQVDDYLLGSGLAQEGDKVVVISGSPPGIVGSTNDIRVHKVGDAVNGAAPIYKEATV
- a CDS encoding glutamate synthase subunit beta; this translates as MADPKGFLKVTERELPARRPVPVRIMDWKEVYEPGDQAVLRRQAGRCMDCGVPFCHSGCPLGNLIPEWNDLTWRGEGRAAIDRLHATNNFPEFTGRLCPAPCESSCVLGINQPAVTIKQIEVSIIDEAFAKGWVEPQPPARLTGKTVAVVGSGPAGLAAAQQLTRAGHTVAVFERDDRIGGLLRYGIPDFKMEKGQLESRLRQMQEEGTRFRAGVEIGKDISWPDLRARYDAVVIATGSTVPRDLAIPGRDLDGVHFAMEYLVESNHAVAGDKVTDQISAEGKHVIVIGGGDTGADCIGTAHRQGALSVTNLAIGTQPGTERPDHQPWPMMPTLFEVSSAHEEGGERVFLASTVEFLSNEVGEVRALRVAETEYIDGRRVPKSGTEREIPADLVLIAMGFTGPEQDGYTDETRPQTTARGAFVRDSSYESTVPGVFVAGDAGRGQSLIVWAIAEGRAAAANVDRFLMGSTVLPEPVRPSDVALGLQPA
- the gltB gene encoding glutamate synthase large subunit; the protein is MYNPAFEKDACGLAMVATLRGTAGHDIIALALEALRNLEHRGAIGSDAGTGDGAGILTQMPDEFLRAVTGFELPPVGEYAVGLAFLPRDSSERRQQKAGIEKIARSEGLRVLGWREVPTVNEHLGKLADEARPAFEQLFVSAGGATHSDAPLTGIALDRVAYRLRKRAGHELGAYFVSLSSRTLGYKGMVTTLQLEPFYPDLQDERFASELAVVHSRYSTNTFPSWPLAQPLRMLAHNGEINTVGGNRNWMRARQSQLESELLGDVAPLLPICTDGASDSASFDEVLELLTLTGRSLPHAIMMMVPEAYEKQSDISPELRSFYEYHSNQMEPWDGPAALIFTDGTLVGATLDRNGLRPGRWTETTDGLIVIGSETGVLKFEPERIKRRGRLQPGKMFLVDTAQRRIISDQELKQDLATMHPWQEWLDAGAVRLADLPEREHIVHPPASITRRQRTFGYTEEEVRILLTPMGQNGVEPLGAMGSDTPIAVLSKRPRLLFDYFTQQFAQVTNPPLDSIREEVVTSLKLGLGPESNLLSWGPEHTRTVSLDFPVIDNDELAKIRHIDKALPDRSSVTIRGLYHFDAGPETLQDRLTEMCAEVDAAIESGAEFIILSDRDSNKDLTPIPSLLMVAAVHHHLIRRENRMKVGLIVEAGDVREVHHVATLIGYGASAVNPYLAMETVEHLVRTGYITGISPEKAVKNLIYALGKGVLKIMSKMGISTVSSYAGAQVFEAVGLSQEFIDAYFTRTESKLGGIGIEEIFAENQARHDYAYPEDAAARAHERLWTGGEYQWRRDGSPHLFSPETVFKLQHSTRTRRYDIFREYTKLVDDQAAELKTLRGLFTLRTGTRKPVPLDEVESVSDIVKRFSTGAMSYGSISREAHETLAIAMNRIGGKSNTGEGGEDSDRLVDPERRSSIKQVASGRFGVTSLYLTEADDIQIKLAQGAKPGEGGQLPPTKVYPWVARTRHATAGVGLISPPPHHDIYSIEDLKQLIFDLKRANPEARIHTKLVSQSGIGAVSAGVAKALSDVILVSGHDGGTGASPLNSLKHAGTPWELGLAETQQTLMLNGMRDRVVVQVDGQLKTGRDVIIGALLGAEEFGFATAPLVVSGCIMMRVCHLDTCPVGVATQNPALRERFTGKPEFVVNFMEFIAEEVRELLAELGFRSIDEIVGRADLIEVNAAVEHWKADGLDLSPILDGPAFPAGEPRRSGRSQDHELEKHFDVQLIDIAKGSLLNGEPVLVELPIANTERAVGTMLGHQVTSRHGAEGLPRETIDVTLHGTAGQSLGAFLPPGIILRLEGDANDYVGKGLSGGDITIRPPRGSSITPQENVIAGNVIGYGATSGTMFISGVVGERFLVRNSGATAVVEGVGDHALEYMTGGLAVILGSTGRNFGAGMSGGVAYVHALDTAKVNSQSLGSGELLLEQLDRADLEVLRSLLVEHIERTASPLASELLSRFDVAATEFVKVLPRDFAAVRSMREEAVAEGIDPDGDIVWNRILEVTGG